From the genome of Candidatus Methylomirabilota bacterium:
TGAGAAGTGGCACACCGACCACACCAACCGCGAGTGTCCACCGGCCGCCACCATCCTGTACGGGGTCGAGATCCCATCTGCCGGCGGCGGCACCAGCGTGGCGAGCATGCGCGCGGCCTATCTCGCCCTGCCCGAGGACGAGCGCCGGCGCCTCGAGTCGCTGACGACGTTCAACGGGCTGGACGGGCACCCCGACACGCGCCAGGAGGATCGGGACAAGTACGGCCGGTCCATCGAGCATCCGATGGTGCGCACGCATCCCGTACACGGATCGAGGGCGGTGTACTTCCACATTTCCAAGGCCACCCACATCAGCGGCATGACGCCCGAGGCGAGCCGGACCTACATGAGCGCGCTGCTCGACCGGATGATCCGGCCGGAGATCGTCTATCACCACGTCTGGCGCAAGGGCGACCTGTTGGTCATCGACGACCGCGCGACGATGCATCGCGCTCACGGCGACTACGACCGCAGCCAGAGCCGGGTGCTTTGGCGGATCATCGTCGAGGGCGATCGCCCTCGGCTGGTCTGACCGGACCCCCATGCGAGTGGACCGGATCTCCGAGGAAGGAAGAGTTGGGCGCGCCGCGTGGACCATCGCGCTCACGTTTGCCCTGACCTCGTGCAGCCTGCCCTATATCCCTGGCGTGACCTCGCCGCCTCCCGCTGCCGGCGTGACTCTCAGGGATGCCACCGGCCGCGTGGTAGGGAGCGCCGTGCTCCTGCAGGAAAGCGACGGCGTCCGTATTCTGCTCGATCTTAAGGATTTCAAGCCCGGAACCAAGGCCGTCCACATCCACGCAGTGGGGCGATGCGATCCGCCGTCGTTCGAGTCCGCCGGGCCTCACTTCAACCCGAGCAAGGCCGAGCACGGCTCAGCGAACCCGAAAGGGCCTCACGCGGGCGATCTCCCCAACATCACCGTGGACGCCACGGGCCGGGGCCATCTCGAGGTCACCAATTCTCGAGTGACCGTCGAATCGGGACCGACCTCCCTGGTCGGTGCCAATGGAAGTGCCCTGGTCGTGCACGAAGGCCCGGACGACATGCGCACCGATCCGGCCGGGAACAGCGGCGCTCGCGTAGCCTGCGGGGTTGTAGTTCGCGGCGGATAGGAGCTACAGAACTTTCCCAGCGAATGACCGACACGAGCCTCCGGCATGACGGCGATCGAGCAGGACAATAGCGGCACGAGCGACCCGCTATTGTCCCGGCGGAATGCCCGTCGACTGCCACGACACGAACTGGATCCCGGCGCTAGTCCAACCAGTCTTCCTCTTTGAGCTCTCGGGGCAGGTAGGTCGTGGTCAGGTAGCGGAAGTCCTTGTTGGCGAGGGCGTCGAGCTCGTACTTGACCCCGCTCGCGAGCATCCGCTTGATCTCTTCCTGCCAGGGCTTCTTCTGAAACCAGCGGTACTTGAGCAGCTCCTTGGCCCGGCTGATGTCCTTGTCGTTGAGCTTGATGCCGACGTTGCGCGGGAGGCCGTAGGCGTCGGGATCGGCGCTCGAGAGGCCGATGAACTTGGCCTTCGGAATGGCCATCCGCTCGCTCTCGAACGCGAGGTTGATCGATCCCTGCTTGACGACCGAGTAGATGTAGTAGCCCAAGGGGTCGTTGTCGACGAGGACGTAGACGGGAATCTTGTATTCCTCGTGCAGGCGCCGCGCCAGGCGCCGGACGCCGCGGGGTACTGATCGGGCGGCACCACGAGATCAGCTAGGAACGCCTCCGTTTCGGCCCTCGTGTCGCTGAGCGCTCGATGTCCCGGAACTGGTCGATCCGGACTGTGCCCTCTGGGAATACCGCACGGATCTCCAGGTCGCCACCCATCGCCCTGATTGCGGTTTGCAACGTACTGACATACATGTCGGTGCGGCGCTCCATCCGCGACACTGCAGCCTGTTCGACTCCGAGCGCCTTCGCGAGCTGCTCCTGTGTCAGCTTGCGAGCCGAACGCAGCTCGTCGAGTGGCATGTCGCGGATCAGGGCGTCGGCCTTCTCGGCGGCGCGCTGCTGCGCCTGAGGTGACATCTTCTCACGCAGCGTTCGAAACGGCTTGGCCATCATCGATCCTCCTGGCGGCGCGGGTCGAAAGCGAACAGGATACGGTACGGTCGCACCGCGTGCTGCACGATCAACTCCTTCATGTTGGCGTGCCGCGAGCCGTCGATCATCCCCACGTGAGGACGACGAAGCGCGGAGCCGCGCTGTTCGAGCACACGTACGACCGCGTCAATGTCTTCCTGCTCCGCCTCGGTGAGTCCTTCCCACCAGGTGTTGAACTGGTCCGTGTACTCGACTTCCAACTCCATAGGGTGAATATTACTCCGATGGAATACACTGTCAAGGGATTTGGCACACCCGCTGGCAAGAACGATAGATCGCCGTCCCGCTAAGACCTGCCCCCGCTCCGCAAACCGCAACAAGGACGTCTGTCGTCATCGCGTGACGTCGCGGAATGCCGACAGGGCGGGATCGGCAGCGATGCGGCCGGCCGAGAGGCTCGTGAGCGCAGCGCGCACCAAGGTGAGGTCCCGCGCGGCCCACGCCAGACCGAGCGCTACCCGCAGCTCCGCCGGCGTCAGCAGGACAGCCTGATCCGCGCGGAGGCATTCGAGAGCCCGCGGGCCGACGAACGCCCGGTGAAGCGACAGACATAGGTCGCGTGCCTGGGAGGTCGCCAGCACGGCCCGTTCAGCGGGGGTCATTCCTCGAAGAGGTTCGGCATGCTCACCTCGGGGGAGCGTAACACGGCAAGCGATAAGAGAACGGTCGATCAGGCTGGCTTCGAGGGCGCGGAGACCTTGACGCTGAGCGCCCGGCCGGCCGACAGCACGGCCAGCGCGGATAGGATCGCCAGCCCGATGAGAATCGGCCGGTAGCCTCCCCACGCCAGGTAGGCGAGGCCGATGCTCAGCGGCGCGACGGCGCGGGCCAGCGTGGACGCCACCGACAGCGCGCCCGCGATGGCGCCGTAGTGGGTGCGGCCCCACAGCTCGGCGACGATCGACGCCCGCACGAGGGTGGCCATGCCGTTGCTGATTCCGAAGCAGATCACGAAGGCGAAGAGACCGACGATGCCCGGCACGCCCCACAAGATGAGGAAGGCCAGGCTCTGGCACGCGAGGATCATCATCGTCACCGCGCGCGCCGACAGACGCGTGCGCAGCGGCGCGAACACCAGCCGGCCGACGACCTGCATCGCGCCTACCAGGCCGATCACGGTCGCCGCGAAGGTCGGCTTGTAGCCCCA
Proteins encoded in this window:
- a CDS encoding TauD/TfdA family dioxygenase — encoded protein: MAHLRITPLHPSLGAEVAGVDLSVPIAEPTRHELSRALADHLALVFRGQALTPAQYLAAASAFGPPMEQHYSQHNMPDFPLIGLIWHRNGQQPAEKWHTDHTNRECPPAATILYGVEIPSAGGGTSVASMRAAYLALPEDERRRLESLTTFNGLDGHPDTRQEDRDKYGRSIEHPMVRTHPVHGSRAVYFHISKATHISGMTPEASRTYMSALLDRMIRPEIVYHHVWRKGDLLVIDDRATMHRAHGDYDRSQSRVLWRIIVEGDRPRLV
- a CDS encoding superoxide dismutase family protein; protein product: MRVDRISEEGRVGRAAWTIALTFALTSCSLPYIPGVTSPPPAAGVTLRDATGRVVGSAVLLQESDGVRILLDLKDFKPGTKAVHIHAVGRCDPPSFESAGPHFNPSKAEHGSANPKGPHAGDLPNITVDATGRGHLEVTNSRVTVESGPTSLVGANGSALVVHEGPDDMRTDPAGNSGARVACGVVVRGG
- a CDS encoding helix-turn-helix transcriptional regulator, with product MAKPFRTLREKMSPQAQQRAAEKADALIRDMPLDELRSARKLTQEQLAKALGVEQAAVSRMERRTDMYVSTLQTAIRAMGGDLEIRAVFPEGTVRIDQFRDIERSATRGPKRRRS
- a CDS encoding type II toxin-antitoxin system RelE/ParE family toxin, with the translated sequence MELEVEYTDQFNTWWEGLTEAEQEDIDAVVRVLEQRGSALRRPHVGMIDGSRHANMKELIVQHAVRPYRILFAFDPRRQEDR